The Raphanus sativus cultivar WK10039 chromosome 6, ASM80110v3, whole genome shotgun sequence sequence GGACGAGTTCAAAAATGGTGGAGGATTCGAATCTGGACAAGGAGGCGGAGAAGATGATTCATCCGTGAAATGTATGTCGGAATGTGGCGGTCGGACCACAGATTTACCAAAACTACCAAAATCTTCGAGGAAAGCGGCTTCCGAGAAAGGTTCTCCGACAAGGGAAATATCATCTGATAAAACTAAACGAAGGTCTTCGAAGAAAGGAACAACATCATCGTCAAGAAGATCAAAGGAAGTGTCTGCACTAACTGAGCGTTCTTCGTTACATGAAGTTCCAAAGAAAtcgagaagaaagaagaagacgaaagaAATTGGAGGATCAACTAGATCGATACGAACATCTGACGTGGATAACATGTCGGACTATATGTCTGAAACTGGTTCTATAAGATCTATGCCTCAATTCGACAACAGAGATGACTTTTGAAAAGGAGAGCCATACAAAAGAAGAGATCCTTCCTGCTTGGAGACATGCATGACTAATTAATTTTCAGAACATACcactatatatattagatatttagTCTTCATTCTTCTACTGTGATTATTATTCACCTTAATTACAAgaatacatttttgtttttttaaatataatcggAGATTTCGAACACAATTAGAAACTATCTTTTACCAGTGGCTTTCTCTCGAAAACATCATCCATCTCCACTATTTATCAATCTTtggatgtatattttataacaatgAGTGAGATgatttaaatcatttgtttatACTGTATATAGGACACCAATTCCTTATGTGAGTGAGATATGAACACACATGCACTGACAGCTAAAAACATAACAATTAATCTTATATCTTGCACCCTAAAGTGATACAATAAGGAATTGGTGTCCTGTATTCACATTCGAGAAATACAAAGCAAAACGTATATATAAATCAACTGCTTTATCTtcatgaaaattttaaataaaaacacatcTCAAGTGTCAATGAGTGAAGAAGAGTATCCACGGCGTAGAGCACTGGAGTACATACACCGAGAGCTTTCTTGCCTTTGGTTCATACACACCTAGCTTCCTATTTTCAAATAAAGACGATAAATTTGATTTCTACTTTTTCTcttgttgcaaaaaaaaaaaaggattgtaATTACTTAAATCTCTTTGCTGATCTGTGGTGAATAAAGTGAGAAACAGAAACACTTGCAGATATTGTGAAACAGATTGTAACCAAGTCTGCAGGTATAATACCATCAAACCGAGAAAGAAAAGAATCAGACGAATTGGATGTTGTTGCAATTTGATGAAACTATGGGGAGAATTAAAAGATTAGCACGCAAGAACATGTTGTCCGAGTCAATACCAACTCTTACGGTTTCAAGACATTCCAACTTTCCCAAGAAATGTCTCATCTGTTTCAGCTCTTGAAAAGAACCTCCATACTCTAAAATCTCTAGCACTTTCACTTGACATGTCCATAAACAAGATATTACCTTACCCTTCTTCTTGTGTTTGTTATTAGGAGTGCAAGCGCATGCATCTCCGCATTTATCTGTGACTCTGTGCACAAGACCCTgaaaaaaacaccaaaagaCCAATCTTGAGAATGTATAaacaagaaggagaagaagagagaatcTCAAAATTACCTTAAAGACTAAAGTGTGTAGATTTGGACAACTCTTAAGCAAAAGTGGCATAACTTGCCAACCTTTCTTCTTGTTGCTCTCAATAGATAAGTTAAGGAGGTTTTTGAACACCGGCATAGATTTACAGCAGAAATGAAACGCCTCAAGTGAATCAGGAGACAAGTGAAGGGTTGTAGTGTTGGATATACCCGCAGCTAGGTTTGTAACATCACCATATATTCCAGGCTTGTTTGGTTTGTGATGGTCCCATAACTTGAGATTGAGTCTGACTTCGGCAAGCGAATCCAAATCAACAAACCGATAATCCATAAAGACATGACTAGAATAGTCAAGGTTAGACAAGACTTGGTGCTTTAACAACACTTTGATAATGTAAATCTCGAAAAGAGTATCGTTCATGAGGACCACCATAGGGCATCTCGACAGAGACTAGGAGTCGCTTGATGGATGGACTTTTGACAGAGGCAGTGCAACATGGAGGATAAGGATCAAGAGCATCAGCACCGATATCAGTAATGAATAATTCTTCAAGGACAGGACAGCCTTTGATGAGGCGGCGATAGTTGTCTGTAATCAAGGCCTCCAACTGTTAAGAGAGAAAGTGATTTGAGGGTCGAGAGAAACACACGCTCGACTTGAAGACAATATTCACGGGAGAGTGTGAGCTTAACCAGTGTGTTGCTCGTGAACAACTTTCTCTCTAAATCAAACTCAATTCTGGTGCATTCCAAGTGTACTTCTTCCAGTAAACCTCCTTGTTCCTCCAATGCACTCCAGAACCAACCGTAGACAGCAGGGGACTTAGTGAAACGGCCTCCTCGATGACTCAGAGAGAATTTCTTGATCATCTTCTTGGTCGGACAATTTCTTAATGTCTTGTCTAGGAAATCTAAGAAGCGACTCGAACCACTTTCTGTTAAGCTAAATGAGTTTCACACTTAAAACTAATTGGTGATAAGAGAAGTGACCCATccaccttatatattactaaggataccttccaactaccgatgtgggacaactatacgccccctcgagatgatggttcGTTGAGCGTCACTCTCGGAATGCTCGGGCAAGGATCGATGTGCCAACTTTGGGCCAaatcgatgtggatcgggttaGATTGTttggatcgggctctgataccatgttaggctagatgggcttcacacctAAAACCAATTGGTTAAACCAATTGGATCATGAAATCTAAGAAGCGATCTGaaccactttctgcttcttcttcgttGGGATACACAACCATTGACTCATCAAAGCTAAGCGTGTCTACAGGAACCAGCAGATTCATCCATCTCTTGGACAGAACCGATGTGGAAGCAGCTACCTTTGTCGGAACTAAAGACAGGATTTTGCCAAGAATCTCATCGGGCAAATCGCTGATTCGATCTCTAGAAcaactaataaattttaaattaggGATTCTACCTACGCATTAAAACAACTCGATTAAGGCCACATGTTCCAATaggtaaaaaaaatgtttagacTGGATACAAGAAAAAAAGACTTACAATGCCAGAGGAGATAAAAGGAGATCAAAAAAGCTTTGAGAAGATGACGATTGCTTGGGAAGCGAGAGAAAGATTGAGCGCAGAGCTgttctcaaactaaataaactATTAGTTGAGACTTGagatacagaaaaaaaaagagttacatGGACCCAGAGGCccattagattttttttcaaatgtctTGGCGGATGGATTTAGTGGGCCTTTGGAGTTTTGGTCTAGTGTCGGTTCGGTTTTCTCGGTTTTACAgtattttggttttataaaatcTGAAACCATATGAAAACCATATGTTGTTCGGTTTGGTACGGGTTTGATTTGTTCAGTTTATAGTTTATccgtttaaaaaaatcaaaccataCCGAGACTTTTGAAATTCAGTTcggtttttggttttaattttttttgggtttattcaatgattttcaattaaaaattaacTTTACTACATATCATTATCTTAGATTTTAGAACACCAATTACTATACTTTAAaacatacattatttaaatttgtagTAGATTTGTATAATTTATTAGCTAAGATTAATATTTGTGGATTTTGCATGTTTTAACacttatttttgttagttttaaaaagaatatcaaTTACAACGAGTGTGGCTTTGGGTTTGAGGAACATTTCGAAGTCGATCTTATGGGCTTCAAGGTTTGGGCTTCGGGTTTAAGTTGTCACTTAAACAACTGACGTCGCTTCTTCTTAAGTGTGAGGAAGCCGTTATAACGGTTTTACCACGTCATCAGCTTCTTCAGAGTTAATTTGTAACAAATAGAGAGAGCTAAGAAGGCGATTCGCAGAGATAAAGATTCAGCGAGAGAGAGTTTTACCTAGTACGATTGATCGGAGACTGGAGTCGGATCTATTCCGATGACGTCGTACAGAAGGATCCGATTACCTGGGTGTATTTCGGAGGTAATATCATCTTACTATTGTTACCAGAACTCTATATGCAATCTAGTGAATTGTTTGAGAGATACCGTTCCTTTCCTGAATAGTAGGAAACAAAGTCCGGGTGAACAATCTCGTTTGCATTTGTTTCTTTACGTTTGATCACCTGTGAAGTTTAAACAAACTGATTAGAATCATATAATAAACATGAGAATTGAATCAAGATCAAGTCAGAAATTACCAACAACGAGGTAATtgtctttttattaatttttaaagcaTTAATAATTCATATTTATAGTCTTATgttgtaatttattaattagcatatttaagtttttttaaatatcatgaAGATTAGAGGAGAATAAATACATGAATGAAAGGAGGGCATATCTCGAAAGATAACCAAACAAATGCAAGATTATGACAGAAAAGTCACGATGGGTCATTTGACCGATCTCACACACCGGAACATTAAAATGAACATGAGTTGAGATTGATTAGTCAAATGATTGTTGAAACTTGGTATACAACATGCAATACATCAATAATCGAGAAAATATCATTGAAACAGTCAAATGACTGATTTTACAAACTGATTCAAAACATCAATATAAGAAAAGGTCACAGAGATCAGTCAAATTATCAATTTTGTACATGATTCCACGTACATTTTATGAAGCATTTTAGATCCGACCCATATTTACTTTCGGGTCGATCCGaactaaacatattattttatatatatttattatattcgaCTCAGTTTTCCATGTTAGaacatctccaatgtattactccaaattttactccaaaatgatgcaactccaaaatggagtaaagtTTTACttcaatgtattactccattttttacttcaaaaataGTTAATAGTTGTTAGTaatatcttatacttataaaagtttaccaattaaccccaactattttatgtttgcaaaaatgccttaaaatataatttatttaaattaaatatttattattaaaaggtagaaaaaatcataaaaatagaataaaacataatatataagttggttcaataataagTATTAGAATATTCTTCCCACaaatgatcaactaatgcatttcgtaattaaaaaaatgagcttctttatctttgatattcctaAATCGAGCAAGCAAATTTTGAAGCCGTAcatttaaatcacttattttatgttatttttattttatattatttatgttgtttaattatgttatgcattttatgtcaaattattaataataaaatatcttattttcatgttgtttttcattttaaaatattatttaagtaaaaaataagaacattaaagatttaaaggaccattttataaataaaaaaagttcaactccaaaatggaataatgtgtaagattactccataaatagagtaaCCCTAGCtattactccattttagagttgaaaatggagtggggttggagagaATTTTATTCCAAAATGATGTGGAGTAGAAAATAGAACAGGGTTGGAAATGCCCTTAGGAAAGCTCTTTTGGTGAtttgtatgaaaaaaaaaaattgtagcgTCCAAAGCAACCAAGGAATCACACAGGTAAAGAGAGACCAGTTCATTATTTGATCTGTTTCAGAAATTATATCCCAACAATATGCGATTGCGTCGACCATAAAGATGGTTGAGAAccatagaagaaaaaaaccTCTTAAAAAAAGCTTCTTGTATAAAGAGGGGCAGAGAGAGAGTAAACAATCTCCTCAATAAGCTTAATTAGCTAATGCTTTGACAGCTTTCTCTGCAGCATCATCCAAATCATCAGCCGTTATGAGTTTCATTCCACTTTCCTTGAGGATTCTCTTCCCCTGTTCAACGTTTGTTCCTTCTAGACGAACCACCACTGGTACTTTCAGTGACACCTATCATGTCGTTTGGTTTCATACAATACTCGGTCAAAGACTTATAATGCAATAGTCTTAAACTAACATAAGTGAAATATGGCCTTCAGATTCTCACCTCTTTAGCAGCATTCACAATTCCACTAGCAATCACATCACATTTCATTATTCCACCGAATATGTTCACCAATATTGCTTTCACTTTATCGTCCGACGTCAGTATCTTAAACGCCTCCACCacctttttaataaataaatcacaAACTTTGGTTAAACTGATTTTAAATCTACAAGTTAGATAACCACAAACTAACAATTTATTACCTGGTGCTCAGAAGCGTTTCCGCCAACATCAAGGAAATTTGCGGGAGTACCACCGTGCAGTTTAATGATGTCCATGGTTGCCATGGCCAATCCAGCACCATTCACCATGCAGCCAATCTCTCCATCTAATCCGATATAGTTCAGGTCAACTTTTGCAGCAGCCACCTACGAGAAGCAACCACACTTTTCTTCATCAAGCAAGTGTAACAGAAAGCTAAACGTTGACTCTAACCATCAAAGTGACCAACAACGACTAAACAAACCAGCTAAGCCACCCAAAAAAAACTAGTTACTTTACCCATCATGCATTATGtcctttttaacattttctagAGTTAAACATCAATAAGTTTTGATATAACATAGATTTCTTGGTACGATACAAGAAACAGAGAACAGACCATACCTCTCGTGGATCCTCCTGTGTTGGATCACGAAGGGCAAAGATCTCTTTCTGACGGAAAGCAGCGTTATCATCAAAGTTCAACTTGGCATCGGCAGCTACCAATTGATTAGTGGATGTCTCAGCGAGTGGGTTGAtctaagagaaagaaaaaaaaggtaaGGCTTCAACATaagatattgaaaaaaaaaaaaagagttgtgtATAAACAAgtcatagagagagagagagaggactcACTTCCAACATTGTGCAGTCAGTCTTGCGGAAGAGTTCGTATAGTTTCTTCACTTGTTCAATCGAATCTTTTCTGTCAGCGGCTTTTGGAGCCAGACCATCGACAACCTTAGCAGCATCTTCATCAGTAATTCCAGCAAATACATCGATCGGTACctagagaaaaaaattgaaatgagTCACCCTAAGAAGAGGCAATACACACCTATATGATGCAAGGAT is a genomic window containing:
- the LOC108812101 gene encoding succinate--CoA ligase [ADP-forming] subunit beta, mitochondrial, which produces MRGLAKKLVSRSLSISGKWQQQQLRRLNIHEYQGAELMGKYGVNVPKGVAVSSLDDVKKAIDQVFPNETELVVKSQILAGGRGLGTFKSGLKGGVHIVNRDQVQDIAGKMLGQVLVTKQTGSQGKVVSKVYLCEKLSLVNEMYFSIILDRKSAGPLIIACKKGGTSIEDLAEKFPDMIIKVPIDVFAGITDEDAAKVVDGLAPKAADRKDSIEQVKKLYELFRKTDCTMLEINPLAETSTNQLVAADAKLNFDDNAAFRQKEIFALRDPTQEDPREVAAAKVDLNYIGLDGEIGCMVNGAGLAMATMDIIKLHGGTPANFLDVGGNASEHQVVEAFKILTSDDKVKAILVNIFGGIMKCDVIASGIVNAAKEVSLKVPVVVRLEGTNVEQGKRILKESGMKLITADDLDDAAEKAVKALAN
- the LOC108812104 gene encoding CRIB domain-containing protein RIC6 gives rise to the protein MQLTMSSSKMKSLLKGLRYISQVFESGKEEEIEIGNPTDVKHVAHIGWDGPSSTPASAPSWMDEFKNGGGFESGQGGGEDDSSVKCMSECGGRTTDLPKLPKSSRKAASEKGSPTREISSDKTKRRSSKKGTTSSSRRSKEVSALTERSSLHEVPKKSRRKKKTKEIGGSTRSIRTSDVDNMSDYMSETGSIRSMPQFDNRDDF